In one Hymenobacter sp. DG25B genomic region, the following are encoded:
- a CDS encoding DUF4097 family beta strand repeat-containing protein has translation MKPFTIFGLIWTLLWLPSCSLQAQDRESTEKINREITLTGATGSSTLAVYNIFGSVTVQGYSGNKVVVEATRTIKADNATHLEQGKKEAQMGFEQRGDSVIVFLQGPQDSRPRRNRNWNNHDIDYEYSFDITVKVPRDMKVNASTVNGGEMQVQDVTGLVQARNVNGPVIIRNVREATVAKTVNGKVEVSLTTAPTQAASYQTINGDIAVSYPANASADLHFKSMHGEMYTDFPQTEVLPARVTQNQQREGAGTKYKLNKETAVRLGKGGPDIRLETLNGDVTIKKQN, from the coding sequence ATGAAACCCTTCACCATATTCGGACTGATCTGGACACTTCTGTGGCTGCCTAGCTGCTCTCTGCAGGCTCAGGACCGCGAATCCACAGAGAAAATCAACCGGGAAATTACCCTTACCGGCGCCACCGGCAGCAGCACGCTGGCCGTGTACAACATCTTCGGCTCGGTTACGGTGCAGGGCTATAGCGGCAATAAAGTGGTGGTAGAAGCTACCAGGACCATTAAAGCCGACAACGCCACCCACCTAGAGCAGGGCAAAAAGGAAGCCCAGATGGGCTTTGAGCAGCGCGGTGACAGTGTAATTGTATTCCTGCAGGGCCCCCAGGACTCCCGGCCCCGCCGGAACCGAAACTGGAACAACCACGACATTGACTACGAGTATTCCTTCGATATCACGGTGAAAGTGCCCCGGGATATGAAAGTAAACGCCTCTACGGTAAACGGTGGCGAGATGCAGGTACAGGATGTGACGGGGCTGGTTCAGGCCCGCAACGTGAACGGCCCCGTCATTATCCGAAATGTCCGGGAGGCTACTGTGGCCAAAACAGTGAATGGTAAAGTAGAAGTCTCCCTCACCACGGCGCCCACGCAGGCAGCCTCCTACCAAACCATTAACGGCGACATAGCGGTGAGCTATCCGGCCAACGCCTCGGCGGACCTGCACTTTAAGAGCATGCACGGCGAGATGTATACCGATTTCCCGCAAACAGAAGTATTGCCGGCCCGCGTAACGCAGAATCAGCAGCGCGAAGGCGCCGGCACCAAGTATAAACTCAACAAAGAGACGGCCGTGCGGCTGGGCAAAGGCGGCCCCGATATCCGCCTGGAAACCCTGAACGGCGACGTCACCATCAAAAAGCAAAACTGA
- a CDS encoding DUF4097 family beta strand repeat-containing protein → MNKIVFRALLAFLVLTWAQPLLAQQATKDQMVVALSSPGKPGTLHLKLVGGGIRVIGTSDKNVVIETSTRGGRRESGSSEAPAGMRRISQADNMDVTAQERANHVYIKTQSWQHPVDFVIRVPRQFSLQISTVQDGDVVVENVAGELEVANVNGSIRLKDVAGSAVLNTVNGEILADFNSVTAGAPMAFSTVNGKLDITLPAKAKASLKLKSDMGEIYSDFDMTTDDSAPKVTRTAKNGTYRVNTDNWTYGKINGGGAEFMMKSLNGDIYIRRAK, encoded by the coding sequence ATGAACAAGATAGTATTTCGTGCCCTCCTGGCTTTTCTGGTACTTACCTGGGCCCAGCCACTGCTGGCGCAGCAGGCTACCAAAGACCAGATGGTGGTGGCGCTCAGCTCCCCCGGCAAGCCCGGCACACTGCATCTTAAGCTGGTGGGAGGCGGTATTCGGGTCATTGGCACATCGGATAAAAACGTCGTGATTGAAACCTCTACCCGGGGCGGGCGGCGCGAGTCCGGCTCCTCGGAAGCGCCCGCCGGTATGCGCCGCATTTCTCAGGCCGATAACATGGACGTGACAGCGCAGGAGCGCGCTAACCACGTGTATATCAAAACGCAGTCCTGGCAGCATCCGGTTGATTTCGTTATTCGGGTGCCCCGGCAGTTTTCCCTGCAGATTTCTACTGTGCAGGATGGTGACGTGGTGGTAGAAAACGTGGCCGGTGAGCTGGAGGTAGCCAATGTGAATGGCTCTATCCGGCTGAAGGATGTGGCTGGCTCCGCAGTGCTGAACACGGTGAACGGGGAAATATTAGCCGATTTCAACAGCGTAACGGCGGGCGCACCCATGGCCTTCTCCACCGTGAACGGCAAGCTGGACATTACCCTACCGGCCAAAGCCAAGGCTTCCCTTAAGCTGAAGTCGGATATGGGTGAAATCTACAGCGACTTCGACATGACCACCGACGACAGCGCCCCCAAGGTAACGCGCACCGCCAAGAATGGCACCTACCGCGTTAACACCGACAACTGGACGTACGGCAAGATTAACGGCGGCGGCGCCGAGTTTATGATGAAGAGCTTAAACGGCGACATTTATATCCGCCGGGCCAAGTAA
- a CDS encoding DUF5916 domain-containing protein, with amino-acid sequence MFRISILFLGLLFLGIKALAQVAPAPAAAAPKKQLQALRISGGIKLDGLLDEAVWQQAPIATDFIQQRPNPGVPEKHRTEVRVLYDDANLYIGAIMHDSSPDSIMREMTQRDQFGNSDLFSVFLDTYHDQLNGYNFTVTTSGVQLDGRYSPAGGEDFNWNAVWDARTTQHGTDWVAEMRIPYSAIRFSKLPEQLWGLNFARQRKRDNQQFFWNEVKPTVNGFVNQWGELRGVRDIKPPLRLSLTPYISAYVNHNPLNEEGTKRTTTSFNGGADVKWGINESFTLDATLVPDFGQVQSDNQVLNLSPFEVQFNENRQFFTEGTELFNKGNLFYSRRVGATPIGFYGVRRGANEKILRNPAETRLLNATKISGRTKKGLGVGLFNALSNDVYATVRNTETGEEREVLTQPFSNYNIAVLDQSLKNNSYVSLINTNVTRWGSTYDANVTGGLFRFNNKKNSYALDGSMVYSRRRGTQFGSDKPIDDQDGYKYSLGVGKISGNLTWDINHSIESDKYNPNDLGLLFSNNSISQSFSVAYRKYQPFWKVNNMAFFGQVGHELLYKPTRYQSLYFYNGFNTTFTKSFLQVGYDFVLSPVSHDYFEPRTYPLGDFFVRVPGNADFVAFLNSDTRKRFALGMNAGLQRFGLDERLPRERRLKYSLGAYPRYRINNHLTFSYSLDWSLQRNQIGFVNGGLSQDEALDLPFTGQILLGRRHVATVSNVVSAAYTFTNRMSFTLRTRHYTSNVRYADFAVLGPDGEERQADYRRNRDNTYNAFNVDAVYSWWFAPGSQVSVVWKNAGYTFLNAEKATPQYFDNFNNTINTPHNNSLSVKVLYYLDYLMVRRPK; translated from the coding sequence ATGTTCCGTATTTCTATTCTTTTTCTGGGCCTCCTGTTTCTGGGCATAAAGGCCCTGGCCCAGGTAGCGCCCGCCCCGGCAGCGGCAGCGCCCAAAAAGCAGCTGCAGGCCCTGCGCATTAGTGGGGGTATTAAGCTGGATGGGCTGCTGGATGAAGCCGTGTGGCAGCAGGCGCCCATTGCTACCGATTTTATTCAGCAGCGGCCCAACCCCGGCGTGCCCGAGAAGCACCGCACCGAGGTGCGTGTCCTCTACGACGACGCCAACCTCTACATCGGGGCCATTATGCATGACTCCTCCCCCGACTCCATTATGCGGGAGATGACCCAGCGGGACCAGTTTGGCAACTCCGACTTGTTTTCCGTGTTTCTGGATACCTACCACGACCAGCTGAATGGCTACAACTTTACGGTGACCACCTCGGGCGTGCAGCTGGACGGGCGCTACTCCCCGGCCGGGGGCGAAGACTTTAACTGGAACGCCGTGTGGGATGCCCGCACCACCCAGCATGGTACCGACTGGGTGGCTGAAATGCGCATTCCGTACTCCGCCATTCGCTTCAGCAAACTACCCGAGCAGCTTTGGGGTCTCAACTTTGCCCGCCAGCGCAAGCGCGACAACCAGCAGTTTTTCTGGAACGAGGTGAAGCCCACCGTGAATGGCTTTGTAAACCAGTGGGGCGAGCTGCGCGGCGTGCGCGACATTAAACCACCGCTCCGCCTCTCCCTCACGCCTTACATTTCCGCTTATGTGAACCATAACCCGCTGAATGAGGAAGGCACCAAGCGCACTACCACCTCCTTTAATGGCGGCGCTGACGTGAAATGGGGCATCAATGAAAGCTTTACGCTGGATGCTACGCTGGTGCCCGACTTTGGCCAGGTGCAGAGCGACAACCAGGTGCTGAACCTCTCGCCCTTTGAGGTGCAGTTCAACGAAAACCGCCAGTTCTTTACCGAAGGCACGGAGCTCTTCAACAAAGGCAACCTGTTCTACTCCCGCCGTGTGGGCGCCACGCCCATCGGGTTTTATGGGGTACGCCGGGGTGCCAATGAGAAGATATTGCGCAACCCGGCCGAAACCCGCCTGCTGAATGCTACCAAGATTTCGGGGCGCACCAAAAAGGGGCTGGGCGTGGGGTTGTTCAATGCGCTTTCCAATGATGTGTACGCTACCGTGCGCAACACCGAAACCGGCGAGGAGCGGGAGGTCCTCACGCAGCCCTTCAGCAATTACAACATTGCCGTGCTGGATCAGTCCCTGAAAAACAACTCCTATGTGTCGCTCATCAACACCAACGTCACGCGCTGGGGCAGTACCTACGATGCCAACGTGACGGGCGGCCTGTTCCGCTTCAACAACAAGAAAAACTCTTACGCCCTGGATGGCAGCATGGTGTATTCGCGGCGGCGCGGTACCCAGTTCGGCTCGGATAAGCCTATTGACGACCAGGACGGCTACAAATACTCCCTGGGCGTGGGCAAAATCAGCGGCAATCTGACCTGGGACATAAACCACAGCATAGAGTCAGACAAGTACAACCCCAACGATTTGGGCCTGCTGTTTTCCAACAACAGTATTTCTCAGTCGTTTAGCGTGGCCTACCGCAAGTACCAGCCGTTCTGGAAGGTGAACAACATGGCGTTTTTCGGGCAGGTGGGCCACGAGCTGCTCTATAAGCCTACCCGCTATCAGAGCCTGTATTTCTACAACGGCTTCAACACAACCTTCACCAAGAGCTTTCTGCAGGTGGGCTACGACTTTGTGCTGAGCCCCGTTTCGCACGACTACTTTGAGCCCCGCACCTACCCCCTGGGCGACTTCTTTGTGCGGGTGCCCGGCAATGCCGACTTCGTGGCTTTCTTGAATTCCGATACGCGCAAGCGGTTTGCCCTGGGTATGAACGCCGGTCTGCAGCGCTTCGGCCTGGATGAGCGGCTGCCGCGCGAGCGACGCCTGAAATACAGCCTGGGCGCCTACCCCCGCTACCGGATAAACAACCACCTCACCTTCAGCTATAGCCTGGACTGGAGCCTGCAACGCAACCAGATTGGCTTTGTAAACGGCGGCCTCAGCCAGGACGAAGCTCTGGACTTGCCCTTCACCGGGCAGATTCTGCTGGGCCGCCGCCATGTGGCCACGGTTTCCAACGTAGTATCGGCGGCCTATACCTTCACCAACCGTATGTCGTTCACGCTGCGCACGCGCCACTACACCAGCAACGTGCGCTACGCTGACTTTGCCGTGCTGGGCCCTGATGGCGAAGAGCGCCAGGCCGACTACCGCCGCAACCGCGACAATACCTACAATGCTTTCAACGTGGATGCGGTGTACTCCTGGTGGTTTGCGCCCGGCTCGCAGGTAAGCGTGGTCTGGAAAAACGCCGGCTACACCTTCCTGAATGCCGAAAAAGCCACGCCCCAGTACTTCGATAACTTCAACAACACCATCAATACGCCGCACAATAACTCTCTCTCCGTGAAGGTTCTTTATTATCTGGATTATCTGATGGTGAGAAGGCCTAAATAG
- a CDS encoding M90 family metallopeptidase, translated as MQYFIFAALVAVTVFFFYRYVTRDARLREQALAAEFPASWRQILAERVAFYLSLSEVDKTRFEKRIQVFLAQTRITGIQTDIDDVTRVLVAASAIIPVFGFPDWEYGNLSEVLVVPDAWKEKQDPHKEQAPLAGTLLGSVRNFQSSHYMHLSKASLEQGFKDSLDRQNVGIHEFVHLLDEADGVIDGVPALTFPAALRPEWEAVMQREIAAIRAGRSEINDYAGTNEAEFFAVVTEYFFEKPEKLQTEHPELYGLLLLAFRQNPRSRFGQWATDPRLWLKALRSRRKFGRNDPCPCGSGKKYKECHLLQEA; from the coding sequence ATGCAGTATTTTATTTTTGCGGCGCTGGTGGCCGTTACGGTGTTTTTCTTTTACCGGTATGTCACGCGCGACGCCCGCCTTCGCGAGCAGGCCCTGGCCGCGGAGTTTCCGGCCAGCTGGCGGCAGATTCTGGCTGAGCGGGTAGCCTTTTATTTGTCGCTTTCCGAGGTTGATAAAACTCGTTTCGAAAAACGAATCCAGGTTTTTCTGGCCCAGACCCGCATTACGGGTATCCAGACTGATATTGACGATGTTACGCGGGTGCTGGTGGCGGCCTCGGCCATTATTCCGGTGTTTGGCTTTCCCGATTGGGAGTATGGAAACCTGAGCGAGGTGCTGGTGGTGCCGGATGCCTGGAAGGAAAAGCAGGACCCCCACAAGGAGCAAGCCCCGCTGGCCGGCACGCTGCTGGGCTCGGTGCGCAACTTCCAGTCCTCCCACTACATGCACCTTTCCAAAGCCTCCCTGGAGCAGGGTTTCAAGGATTCGCTGGACCGCCAGAACGTGGGCATTCACGAGTTTGTGCATCTGCTGGATGAGGCCGATGGCGTCATTGACGGGGTGCCGGCCCTCACGTTTCCGGCCGCCCTGCGCCCCGAGTGGGAAGCCGTGATGCAGCGCGAAATAGCCGCCATCCGGGCCGGGCGCTCCGAAATAAACGACTACGCGGGCACCAATGAGGCGGAGTTTTTTGCCGTGGTAACGGAGTATTTCTTTGAGAAGCCCGAGAAGCTGCAGACCGAGCACCCCGAGCTATATGGGCTGCTGCTGCTGGCCTTCCGCCAGAACCCGCGCAGCCGCTTTGGGCAGTGGGCCACCGACCCGCGCCTGTGGCTGAAGGCGCTGCGCAGTCGCCGCAAGTTTGGCCGCAACGACCCCTGCCCCTGCGGCAGTGGCAAAAAGTACAAAGAATGTCATTTGCTGCAGGAAGCCTGA
- a CDS encoding M2 family metallopeptidase produces MKKTLLSGLAFAALGTGVWSCATTSKAPVATTPAPTETAPVAAAPSWSQQADDFLKSYSAEYQRLYTASAEAEWRSNTHIVAGDTANSGATTRANERMAAFTGSAENIKRLRELLDHKADLSELQVKQLQTALYNAANSPQTIAEVVKRRIKAEAAQTEKLYGFDYKYQGKSVTTNDLDELLRKEKNPAKRQQIWEASKAIGPTLKDGLLNLRDLRNQTVQALGYPDYFTYQASDYGMTREEMMALVRKINDELRPLYRELHTYARYELAKKYNVKQVPDYLPASWLPNRWGQDWSAMVDVKGLNIDPILAKKGAEWQVKQAERFYQSLGFPALPASFYEKSSLYPLPKDAGYKKNNHASAWHMDLDHDVRSLMSVEGNTEWYETTHHELGHIYYYLTYTNPEVPVLLRGGANRAYHEAMGSLMGLAATQKPFLAGLNLVDPKTQTDQTQTLLKEALNYAVFIPFASGVMSEWENSFYADKLPADQLNARWWALAKQYQGIVPPTTRGEQYLDPATKTHINDDPAQYYDYALSYVILFQLHDHMAKKILKQDPHATNYYGSKEVGQFLADIMRPGASKDWRTVLKEKTGEDLSARAMVDYFQPLMAYLKQQNKGRKYTM; encoded by the coding sequence ATGAAAAAAACCTTGTTATCCGGCCTGGCCTTCGCGGCGCTGGGTACGGGCGTATGGTCGTGTGCTACTACCAGCAAGGCGCCCGTAGCTACTACCCCGGCCCCCACCGAAACGGCGCCGGTTGCGGCCGCCCCTTCCTGGAGCCAGCAGGCCGATGATTTTCTGAAGTCTTACTCCGCCGAATACCAGCGCCTCTACACCGCCTCGGCGGAAGCGGAATGGCGCTCCAACACGCATATTGTGGCTGGCGACACGGCCAACTCCGGAGCCACCACCCGCGCTAATGAGCGCATGGCCGCCTTCACCGGCTCGGCAGAGAATATCAAGCGCCTGCGGGAACTGCTCGACCACAAAGCTGACCTCAGCGAGCTGCAGGTAAAGCAGCTGCAAACGGCGCTGTACAACGCCGCCAACTCGCCCCAGACCATTGCCGAGGTGGTGAAGCGCCGCATTAAGGCCGAAGCCGCCCAAACAGAAAAGCTCTACGGTTTCGACTACAAGTACCAGGGCAAATCCGTGACCACCAACGACCTGGACGAGCTCCTGCGCAAGGAAAAAAACCCGGCTAAGCGCCAGCAGATCTGGGAAGCCAGCAAAGCCATTGGCCCCACGCTGAAAGATGGCCTGCTGAACCTGCGCGACCTGCGCAACCAGACCGTGCAGGCCCTGGGCTACCCCGACTACTTCACCTACCAGGCCTCCGACTACGGCATGACCCGCGAGGAGATGATGGCGCTGGTCCGCAAAATAAACGACGAGCTGCGCCCGCTTTACCGGGAGCTGCACACCTACGCCCGCTACGAGCTGGCCAAGAAGTACAACGTGAAGCAGGTGCCCGACTATCTGCCGGCTTCCTGGCTGCCCAACCGTTGGGGCCAGGACTGGAGCGCCATGGTAGACGTGAAAGGCCTGAACATCGACCCCATACTGGCCAAAAAGGGGGCTGAGTGGCAGGTAAAGCAGGCCGAGCGCTTCTACCAGAGCCTGGGCTTCCCGGCCCTGCCCGCTTCGTTCTACGAAAAGTCGAGCCTGTACCCGCTGCCTAAAGATGCCGGGTACAAAAAGAACAACCACGCCTCGGCCTGGCATATGGACCTGGACCACGATGTGCGCAGCCTGATGAGCGTGGAAGGCAACACCGAGTGGTACGAAACCACCCACCACGAGCTGGGGCACATTTACTACTACCTCACTTACACCAACCCCGAGGTGCCCGTGCTGCTGCGCGGTGGTGCTAACCGGGCCTACCATGAGGCCATGGGCAGCCTCATGGGCCTGGCCGCTACCCAAAAGCCCTTTCTGGCGGGCCTGAATCTGGTAGACCCCAAAACCCAGACCGACCAGACCCAGACGCTGCTGAAGGAAGCCCTGAACTATGCCGTGTTCATTCCCTTTGCTTCGGGGGTGATGAGTGAGTGGGAAAACAGCTTCTATGCCGATAAGCTCCCCGCCGACCAGCTGAATGCCCGCTGGTGGGCCCTGGCCAAGCAGTACCAGGGTATTGTGCCGCCCACCACGCGCGGCGAGCAGTACCTGGACCCCGCCACCAAAACCCACATCAACGACGACCCCGCGCAGTACTATGACTACGCGCTGAGCTACGTTATCCTGTTCCAGCTGCACGACCACATGGCCAAGAAAATTCTGAAGCAGGACCCGCACGCTACCAACTACTACGGAAGTAAAGAGGTGGGGCAGTTTCTGGCCGACATTATGCGCCCCGGCGCCAGCAAAGACTGGCGCACGGTGCTGAAAGAGAAAACCGGCGAAGACCTTTCTGCCCGCGCCATGGTAGATTATTTCCAGCCGCTGATGGCTTACCTGAAGCAGCAGAACAAAGGCCGGAAGTACACCATGTAA
- a CDS encoding GAF domain-containing protein, translating into MSDKLPQSLIPDTDGARLRTLHQYQIVNTTPERIFDDFVALSAQLFNVPISLISLVDEDRVWYKANTGMPGLEAVARPDSLCSAAILQDEPLVYPDLEKERCRLVSPFVAQSAGLRFYAGSALRMPDDSNIGTLCVIGREAREFTETESALLTRLAHLVSQTIALRGQYLAQGQLAEWDYAHDELEARLNENTTLARYLTSRAMGAANYDTDVLDMVYTRLESIQKVLDKYLVESQ; encoded by the coding sequence ATGAGCGATAAGCTTCCCCAATCTCTGATACCCGATACAGATGGTGCCCGCCTGCGGACGCTGCATCAGTACCAGATTGTGAACACCACGCCGGAGAGGATTTTTGATGATTTTGTCGCCCTGTCTGCGCAGCTCTTTAACGTTCCTATCTCCCTGATTTCATTGGTAGATGAGGATAGGGTGTGGTATAAGGCCAACACCGGAATGCCCGGGCTGGAAGCCGTGGCTCGCCCGGACAGCCTCTGCTCGGCGGCCATTCTGCAGGATGAGCCCCTGGTATATCCGGATCTGGAAAAGGAGCGTTGCCGGTTGGTGAGCCCCTTTGTGGCGCAGTCGGCGGGGCTGCGGTTTTACGCCGGCTCGGCCCTGCGCATGCCCGATGATTCTAACATTGGAACGCTGTGCGTCATTGGCCGGGAAGCCCGCGAGTTTACGGAAACGGAGTCGGCGCTGCTGACCCGGCTGGCCCACCTGGTTAGCCAGACCATTGCGCTGCGGGGCCAATACCTGGCCCAGGGCCAGCTGGCAGAGTGGGACTACGCCCACGATGAGCTGGAAGCCCGCCTGAACGAAAACACCACCCTGGCGCGCTATCTGACTTCCCGCGCGATGGGCGCGGCTAACTATGATACCGATGTGCTGGATATGGTGTATACCCGGCTGGAGAGCATTCAGAAAGTACTGGATAAATATCTGGTAGAGAGCCAATAG
- a CDS encoding peroxiredoxin: protein MLQVGNSAPDFTLKTTTGETFRLSEQRGKRSVVLYFYPKDDTPGCTAEACSFRDQYEDFKDLGAEVVGISSDSEASHQKFTQKHRLPFPLLADEGGKVRKLYEVPRALLGIIPGRVTFVIDKEGVIQYIFNSLNRATDHVANAKQVLTTLSMPA from the coding sequence ATGCTACAGGTAGGCAACTCAGCTCCAGACTTCACCCTCAAAACCACTACCGGCGAGACGTTTCGCCTCTCCGAGCAGCGTGGCAAGCGCAGCGTGGTATTATACTTCTACCCCAAAGATGATACGCCCGGCTGCACCGCCGAAGCCTGTTCTTTCCGCGACCAGTACGAGGATTTTAAGGATCTGGGCGCCGAGGTGGTAGGCATAAGCTCCGATAGCGAGGCCTCGCATCAGAAGTTTACCCAGAAGCACCGTTTGCCCTTCCCGCTGCTGGCTGATGAAGGCGGCAAAGTGCGCAAGCTCTATGAGGTGCCCCGCGCGCTGCTGGGCATAATTCCCGGCCGGGTCACGTTCGTCATCGACAAAGAAGGGGTTATCCAGTACATCTTTAACTCCCTTAACCGGGCCACCGACCACGTAGCCAACGCCAAGCAGGTGTTAACCACTCTGAGCATGCCGGCGTAA